From Deltaproteobacteria bacterium, the proteins below share one genomic window:
- a CDS encoding TrkH family potassium uptake protein, protein MHEWKKIFYILSLFLFLFSFSFFLPFFISLVYAEKTWPAFAESFLITLFVSGLFYVFSYKQKDRELHSRDGFILVVFMWLFTILFSALPYLFCNTFLNFTDCFFESASGYTTTGASVLEHIELSPKGILFWRSLTQWLGGMGIIVLYIAILPMLGSGGIKLFSAEAPGVKLEKVRPRIKEMAKTLWLVYIFFTILEVILLLFGGMS, encoded by the coding sequence ATGCATGAATGGAAAAAGATTTTCTATATATTGAGTCTTTTTTTGTTTTTATTTTCATTTTCTTTTTTTTTGCCTTTTTTTATTTCTCTTGTCTATGCGGAGAAAACCTGGCCAGCATTTGCAGAATCTTTTTTGATTACGCTTTTTGTTAGTGGGCTGTTTTATGTTTTTTCCTACAAACAGAAAGATAGAGAGCTGCATTCCAGAGATGGGTTTATTTTAGTAGTGTTTATGTGGCTTTTTACTATTCTTTTTTCTGCTTTGCCTTATCTTTTTTGTAATACATTTCTTAACTTTACGGATTGTTTCTTTGAAAGTGCATCGGGATATACTACGACAGGAGCCTCTGTTCTTGAGCATATTGAATTATCGCCGAAAGGCATACTTTTTTGGCGTAGCCTCACTCAATGGTTAGGCGGTATGGGTATTATTGTTTTATATATAGCTATTTTACCTATGTTGGGATCAGGTGGAATAAAGTTGTTCAGCGCGGAAGCGCCTGGTGTAAAATTAGAGAAAGTCAGGCCTCGCATAAAAGAGATGGCAAAAACATTATGGTTGGTTTATATTTTTTTTACTATATTGGAGGTTATACTTCTTCTGTTTGGGGGAATGAGT
- the trkA gene encoding Trk system potassium transporter TrkA, with protein MINIVVIGAGSVGYNVAKTLEKEDVDVMVIDIDAEKIRNISDNLDVGVVQGDGTSLSVLRKAEIEKADIVVVATNDDRVNMIATLMVDRLFHVRNKIVRLRDPQYYENSVLMGSSGINATYVINPEKVTAREIINLVRIPIATNVMEFEQGKVKIIGLKIKDKNPYAFKPLKEIDIPFLVVGLYRENELIIPGGDCKFIPGDIALFIAREEDIMPLSHEMNEEYFPIKSVVIMGGGHIGKLVAKELEKSGYSITVIERNKKNCEFLSKELKKSSVVQGDASDIELLKEENVFSSDCVMALTNDQEFNILVSLLSKRMGVKRTITLINIAEYFSLAIKLGLDAIVAPKLSTSSAILRFVRHEQTVSVVSIFESAVEAIENVVVSGSYVANKLIKDIKFPRGCLVGGIIRKDKVIIPKGEDMIMPGDKLIVFTLHENLKKLKEFF; from the coding sequence ATGATTAATATAGTTGTCATAGGAGCAGGAAGTGTAGGCTATAATGTAGCCAAGACATTGGAGAAAGAAGATGTAGATGTAATGGTGATAGATATTGATGCTGAAAAAATAAGAAATATCAGTGATAATTTGGATGTAGGTGTGGTGCAAGGTGATGGAACATCTCTTTCTGTTTTAAGAAAAGCGGAGATAGAAAAAGCAGATATTGTAGTGGTGGCTACAAATGATGATAGGGTAAATATGATTGCCACCTTAATGGTTGATAGATTGTTTCATGTGCGAAATAAGATTGTAAGATTGAGAGACCCTCAATATTATGAAAATAGCGTGCTCATGGGTTCCTCCGGAATAAATGCAACCTATGTAATAAATCCGGAGAAGGTGACAGCGAGGGAGATTATTAATTTGGTGCGTATTCCAATTGCCACAAATGTGATGGAGTTTGAACAGGGAAAGGTTAAAATTATAGGATTGAAAATAAAGGATAAAAACCCTTATGCATTTAAACCATTGAAAGAAATAGACATTCCCTTTCTTGTTGTTGGTCTTTACCGTGAAAATGAATTGATTATTCCTGGTGGCGATTGCAAGTTTATCCCTGGTGATATTGCTTTGTTTATTGCAAGAGAAGAGGATATTATGCCTCTTTCTCATGAAATGAATGAAGAGTATTTTCCTATAAAAAGTGTAGTTATTATGGGTGGTGGACATATAGGAAAACTTGTTGCCAAAGAATTGGAAAAGAGTGGTTATAGTATAACGGTGATAGAGAGAAATAAGAAAAATTGTGAGTTTCTTTCCAAAGAATTAAAGAAAAGCTCTGTTGTTCAAGGAGATGCATCAGATATAGAACTTTTAAAAGAAGAAAATGTGTTTTCTTCCGATTGTGTGATGGCGTTGACTAATGATCAAGAATTTAATATCCTTGTTTCTCTCCTGTCCAAGCGAATGGGCGTGAAAAGGACAATCACTTTAATAAATATAGCTGAATATTTTTCTTTAGCAATAAAGTTAGGATTAGATGCTATTGTTGCTCCCAAACTTTCTACCAGCAGTGCTATTTTGAGATTTGTAAGACACGAGCAAACAGTCTCCGTAGTAAGTATTTTTGAGTCCGCAGTTGAAGCCATAGAAAATGTAGTGGTAAGTGGGTCTTATGTTGCCAATAAATTGATAAAAGACATTAAGTTTCCACGCGGTTGTCTGGTAGGAGGTATTATAAGAAAGGATAAAGTAATTATTCCTAAGGGTGAAGATATGATTATGCCCGGTGATAAGCTGATTGTTTTTACGCTGCATGAGAACCTGAAGAAGTTGAAGGAATTTTTTTGA
- a CDS encoding ribulose-phosphate 3-epimerase → MRRKTLIAPSILAADITRLEEEVKALEKAGVDLIHIDVMDGHFVPNITFGPIIVENLKKITYLPLDVHLMISNPEKYASVFVDAGADIVTVHQEVSLHLHRMISEVKNAGAKAGVALNPATHPSLLEYVLNEVDVVLVMTVNPGFSGQSFIKDVSRKIEELDEMRRKDNYNFLIEVDGGVNGLNVKLLRECGADIFVSGNALFSSKDYRKTVKEWREKLK, encoded by the coding sequence ATGAGAAGAAAAACGCTTATTGCACCTTCTATTCTGGCTGCAGACATCACAAGATTGGAAGAAGAAGTAAAAGCTTTAGAGAAGGCAGGGGTAGATTTGATACACATAGATGTTATGGATGGACATTTTGTACCAAATATCACATTTGGTCCTATTATTGTGGAGAATTTAAAAAAAATTACATATCTTCCCCTGGATGTGCATCTGATGATCTCCAATCCAGAGAAATATGCCTCCGTTTTTGTTGATGCGGGTGCAGATATAGTTACCGTTCATCAAGAGGTATCTCTGCACCTGCATCGGATGATAAGTGAAGTGAAAAACGCAGGAGCAAAAGCTGGCGTGGCTCTAAATCCTGCCACGCATCCCTCTCTTCTGGAGTATGTGCTTAATGAGGTAGATGTAGTGTTGGTGATGACTGTTAATCCTGGTTTTTCTGGACAGAGCTTCATAAAAGATGTATCCAGGAAGATAGAGGAATTAGATGAGATGAGAAGAAAAGATAACTATAATTTTCTTATAGAGGTAGATGGTGGTGTCAATGGGTTGAATGTGAAGTTGTTGCGTGAATGTGGAGCAGATATATTTGTTTCTGGTAATGCATTATTTAGTAGTAAGGATTATAGGAAAACAGTGAAGGAGTGGAGAGAGAAACTGAAATGA
- a CDS encoding HlyC/CorC family transporter, whose translation MVIEICVFFALIFASACFSAGETALFSLQTTQLVYIEEHYNESYKYVERLLRNPRELLVTILLGTDAVNIVASSIITDIFLKMWGSFSVALSIGVMTLILLIFCETTPKSLAMRSNIFISTRVAKPIYYFGHLICPVKYALCFFSKVIDVILAKQKEEQPLKLGEEEFKELVKRERGTGVVDKEEEEMIQRTFRWEEVKVKDIMIPLQDVKIFSAHLTLEDVLKKIKSIYYSRIPVYEGTKENIIGILYQKDLFLLKFAKGERKKSIKEISRPALFIDPCVSADEAFKLLNSRKMHLSVVKKNEKCLGIITMEDILEELFGEFRKIRVGEK comes from the coding sequence ATGGTTATTGAAATTTGTGTTTTTTTCGCTCTGATTTTTGCCTCTGCCTGTTTCTCTGCCGGTGAAACAGCTCTCTTCTCTCTTCAGACCACTCAACTGGTGTATATTGAGGAACATTATAATGAGAGTTACAAATATGTAGAAAGATTATTACGGAATCCCAGAGAACTTTTGGTTACCATACTTTTGGGCACTGATGCGGTAAATATTGTTGCATCCAGTATAATTACGGATATATTCTTGAAGATGTGGGGGAGCTTTTCGGTGGCTTTGAGTATTGGAGTGATGACACTTATTCTCTTAATATTTTGTGAAACGACGCCTAAATCCCTTGCTATGAGAAGTAATATTTTCATTTCCACTCGTGTGGCTAAACCTATTTATTATTTTGGACATTTAATATGTCCTGTAAAATATGCTCTTTGTTTTTTTAGCAAAGTTATAGATGTTATTCTGGCCAAACAAAAGGAAGAGCAGCCTTTAAAATTAGGAGAGGAAGAATTTAAAGAGCTGGTAAAGAGGGAAAGAGGCACGGGTGTGGTGGATAAAGAAGAGGAAGAGATGATTCAGCGGACATTTCGATGGGAAGAGGTGAAAGTAAAAGATATTATGATACCTCTTCAAGATGTAAAGATCTTTTCTGCTCATTTAACTTTGGAGGATGTTTTAAAAAAGATAAAATCTATTTACTATTCTCGCATACCCGTTTATGAGGGAACTAAAGAAAATATTATAGGAATTTTGTATCAGAAGGACTTATTTTTGTTAAAATTTGCGAAGGGAGAAAGGAAAAAAAGTATAAAGGAGATTTCACGTCCAGCGTTGTTTATTGACCCGTGTGTATCTGCAGATGAGGCGTTTAAACTTTTGAACAGCAGAAAGATGCATCTATCGGTGGTGAAAAAAAACGAAAAATGTTTAGGGATAATAACAATGGAGGATATATTAGAAGAGTTATTTGGTGAATTTAGAAAAATAAGGGTGGGGGAAAAATGA
- the thiL gene encoding thiamine-phosphate kinase yields the protein MNIRELGEFGFIDIVRKMCKEKEGVLGIGDDCAIIKGEKKDFLLTTDVLVEDVHFVKSLNPPHKLGRKCMAVNVSDVAAMGGVPLYALVSMCIPKSIEQNYLQCIVEGIIEEAEKFSIHIIGGDTSCSEKLMISITVIGETEKGKAILRSGAKVGDRIYITGCIGGSYMGLVLLKKGIDDKIIEKHLAPEARVDIGRKLIDVATSMIDVSDGIISDALHICEESKVGMHICIEKIPLCAEPKRWGLKTIDLLTGGEDYELLFTAPPDQYEHIHTISSSMGIPITIIGEITEKGIEFSEEGQRLNIAHKGYNHFRE from the coding sequence ATGAATATTAGAGAATTAGGGGAATTTGGTTTTATAGATATAGTGAGAAAGATGTGTAAGGAAAAAGAAGGGGTTCTGGGAATAGGGGATGATTGTGCAATAATAAAAGGCGAGAAAAAAGATTTTTTGTTGACAACCGATGTCTTGGTAGAGGATGTGCATTTTGTGAAGTCTCTTAATCCTCCACATAAATTAGGTAGAAAATGTATGGCAGTAAATGTGAGTGATGTAGCAGCGATGGGTGGTGTGCCCCTATATGCCTTAGTCAGTATGTGCATACCAAAAAGTATTGAACAAAATTATTTGCAGTGTATAGTGGAAGGTATTATTGAGGAAGCGGAGAAGTTCTCTATTCATATTATCGGTGGAGATACTTCTTGCTCTGAGAAGTTGATGATTAGTATAACGGTTATAGGTGAAACAGAAAAAGGGAAGGCAATTTTGAGAAGTGGGGCAAAAGTTGGTGATAGGATTTATATTACAGGATGCATTGGTGGCTCTTATATGGGATTGGTTTTGTTGAAAAAAGGAATAGATGACAAGATAATAGAAAAACATCTTGCTCCGGAGGCGAGAGTAGATATAGGAAGAAAATTGATAGATGTTGCTACCTCTATGATAGATGTCAGTGATGGAATAATTAGTGATGCTCTGCATATCTGTGAGGAAAGTAAAGTAGGGATGCATATTTGTATAGAAAAGATTCCACTGTGTGCAGAACCTAAAAGGTGGGGATTAAAAACAATAGATTTGTTAACTGGAGGCGAGGATTATGAACTTTTGTTTACCGCACCTCCCGACCAGTATGAACATATTCATACTATTTCTTCTTCTATGGGTATTCCCATAACAATAATCGGCGAGATAACAGAAAAGGGTATAGAATTTTCAGAAGAAGGTCAAAGGTTGAATATTGCTCACAAAGGATACAATCACTTTAGAGAATAA
- a CDS encoding replication-associated recombination protein A, with protein sequence MMNEPLSYMLRPKDMEDFVGQTDIRDALSRLLEVEKIPFSLIFFGPPGVGKTAYAHIFAHTHKYLLLSMNASGFTVGDLRKNLKTIKKRPILLLIDEIHRLNRIQQEVLLPLMEKGEIVVVGTSTENPSFTLTKAFRSRSLIYEFKALSFNELNIILDKALIFLKKRIDDEARKLLFYSACGDGRRLLNSVELLSNKAYITKDEVNKLLGVNIKYDKIEEHYDIISAFIKSVRGSDVDASLYWLARMLKGGEDPLFIARRLIILSSEDIGNADPQALSVAVNTYKAVEAIGLPEGKIPLAQCTIYLSTAPKSNASYKAIEKALKDVKGGLIMEVPSHLKNIPHSHYLYPHDFDKGYVKQAYIPKKINYYIPTNRGYERKIKEFLRMLNEY encoded by the coding sequence ATGATGAATGAACCATTGTCTTATATGTTAAGGCCTAAGGATATGGAGGATTTTGTAGGTCAAACAGATATAAGAGATGCTTTGTCTCGTTTATTAGAAGTGGAAAAGATTCCATTTTCTCTTATCTTTTTTGGGCCACCGGGGGTTGGAAAAACAGCTTATGCCCACATTTTTGCTCATACACATAAGTATTTACTCCTTTCTATGAATGCCAGTGGATTTACAGTGGGGGATTTAAGAAAAAATCTCAAAACTATAAAGAAAAGACCCATTCTTTTATTAATAGATGAGATTCATAGATTGAACCGTATTCAGCAGGAAGTATTGCTTCCACTTATGGAAAAAGGAGAAATTGTAGTGGTGGGAACATCAACAGAGAATCCTTCATTTACATTAACCAAAGCCTTTCGTTCCCGCAGTCTTATCTATGAGTTTAAGGCTTTATCCTTTAATGAGTTAAATATAATATTGGACAAAGCATTGATTTTTTTAAAAAAGAGAATAGATGATGAAGCCAGAAAATTACTGTTTTACTCTGCTTGCGGTGATGGGCGAAGGTTATTGAATAGTGTGGAGCTTTTATCCAACAAGGCATATATAACTAAAGATGAAGTAAACAAATTACTTGGTGTAAATATTAAATATGATAAGATAGAAGAACATTACGATATAATCAGTGCATTCATAAAGAGTGTAAGGGGAAGTGATGTAGATGCTTCATTGTATTGGTTGGCGCGCATGCTCAAGGGAGGAGAAGATCCCTTGTTTATCGCCCGCAGATTGATTATCTTATCTTCGGAAGATATAGGTAATGCTGACCCTCAAGCTCTGTCTGTGGCAGTGAATACATATAAAGCGGTAGAGGCTATAGGATTGCCAGAAGGAAAAATACCATTGGCCCAATGCACCATCTATCTATCTACTGCACCCAAAAGTAATGCTTCCTATAAGGCCATAGAAAAGGCGCTAAAAGATGTAAAAGGAGGGCTTATAATGGAAGTGCCGAGTCATTTAAAGAACATTCCTCATTCTCATTATCTCTATCCACATGATTTTGATAAAGGGTATGTAAAGCAGGCTTACATTCCCAAAAAAATTAACTATTATATACCTACAAATAGAGGTTACGAAAGGAAGATAAAAGAATTTTTGAGGATGTTGAATGAATATTAG